From the Accipiter gentilis chromosome 15, bAccGen1.1, whole genome shotgun sequence genome, one window contains:
- the DDX43 gene encoding probable ATP-dependent RNA helicase DDX43 produces MSDWDTSSDEDAGGPGWPPSSAAAAPPCRPTSSAAAPPCRPPLLSQRRASVEGGGGRRSAEWQWEAAADLGEEERGPRGAGGSRGPREAARQRPPRVAAGQAGNAVAPLCFHLDNALVGALIGRGGGKIRELEDSSGSRIKVIKGTYEAEVKIFGSVAVQNKAKMLIDDAVMRSGQNYIRGGTEKGKILDIIKPENNPKKPVINWASLRENKAKYEAMKWADLPPIEKNFYKESSRTASMSQEEVELWRKENNNIICDDLKEGEKRCIPNPVCKFEDVFEHYPDIMANIRKVGFQKPTPIQSQAWPIILQGIDLIGIAQTGTGKTLAYLMPGFIHLTSQPISKDQRGGPGMLVLAPTRELALQVEAECLKYTYKGIKSICIYGGGDRKGQIDVVTKGVDIVIATPGRLNDLQMNNFINLKSITYLVLDEADRMLDMGFEPQIMKILIDVRPDRQTVMTSATWPDGVRRLAKSYLKNPMIVYVGTLDLAAVNTVEQRVIIIAEEEKKAFMQYFIDSMKPKDKVIIFVGKKLTADDLASDFGLQGIPVQSLHGNREQCDREQALDDFKKGKVRILVATDLASRGLDVHDITHVFNFDFPRNIEEYVHRVGRTGRAGRTGEAVTLVTKSDWRVASELIEILERANQVVPNELIAMAERYKQFQIRREIEKDIRRPQRKPSK; encoded by the exons ATGTCTGACTGGGACACGAGCAGCGACGAGGATGCCGGCGGGCCGGGCTGGCCGCCATCTTCtgcggccgccgctcccccgtGCCGGCCGACATCTTCTGCCGCCGCTCCCCCGTGCCGGCCGCCGCTCCTGTCGCAGCGCCGCGCCTCCGTAGAGGGCGGCGGGGGACGAAGGAGCGCTGAGTGGCAGTGGGAGGCGGCGGCCGACCTCGGAGAGGAAGAGCGGGGGCCTCGAGGCGCTGGAGGCTCCCGCGGCCCGCGGGAAGCGGCGCGGCAGCGGCCGCCCCGAGTCGCCGCCGGCCAGGCTGGGAACGCCGTGGCGCCCCTCTGCTTCCACCTTGATAACGCCCTGGTCGGGGCTCTCATAG GTCGGGGTGGAGGTAAAATAAGAGAACTTGAGGATTCTTCGGGTTCCAGGATAAAG GTTATAAAGGGAACCTATGAAGCTGAAGTAAAGATTTTTGGTAGCGTTGCTGTGCAAAACAAAGCCAAGATGTTGATTGACGATGCTGTTATGAGATCTGGACAAAACTACATTAGAGGTGGGACTGAAAAAG GAAAAATCTTGGACATTATCAAGCCTGAAAATAACCCAAAGAAACCAGTGATTAACTGGGCCTCTCTTCGAGAAAACAAAGCTAAATATGAAGCTATGAAGTGGGCAG ACTTGCCTCCAATTGAGAAAAACTTCTATAAAGAATCGTCAAGGACTGCATCTATGTCACAAGAAGAAGTGGAACTATGGCG gaaagaaaataataatataatctGTGATGACTTAAAAGAAGGTGAAAAACGCTGCATTCCCAATCCTGTTTGTAAATTTGAAGATGTATTTGAGCATTATCCTGATATTATGGCTAATATTAGAAAAGTTGGTTTTCAAAAGCCTACGCCAATTCAG TCCCAGGCATGGCCGATCATACTCCAAGGAATTGATCTTATTGGTATAGCACAGACTGGTACCGGGAAGACATTAGCCTACTTAATGCCTGGATTCATTCACTTGACTTCACAACCAAT ATCCAAAGATCAGCGTGGGGGGCCAGGAATGTTAGTCCTTGCTCCCACTCGAGAACTGGCACTTCAAGTAGAGGCAGAGTGTTTGAAGTACACGTACAAAGGAATTAAAAG tatttgcatATATGGTGGTGGGGACCGAAAAGGACAGATAGACGTGGTTACCAAAGGTGTGGATATTGTTATTGCTACTCCTGGCAGACTGAATGATCTTCAGATGAACAACTTCATAAATTTGAAGAGCATAACATACTTG GTTTTAGATGAGGCTGACAGAATGTTGGATATGGGCTTTGAACCTCAGATAATGAAGATCCTAATAGATGTGAGGCCTGACAGACAAACTGTTATGACAAG TGCTACTTGGCCTGACGGTGTTCGTCGCCTAGCAAAATCTTATTTGAAAAATCCTATGATTGTATATGTTGGCACTCTTGACTTAGCA GCAGTAAATACGGTAGAACAGAGAGTTATTATTATcgctgaggaggaaaagaaagctttcatGCAATATTTCATTGACTCTATGAAGCCAAAAGATAAGGTCATcatttttgtgggaaaaaaactTAC AGCTGATGACTTAGCAAGTGACTTTGGTCTCCAGGGAATTCCAGTACAGTCACTTCATGGTAACAGGGAACAGTGTGATCGAGAACAGGCTTTAGATGACTTCAAGAAAG GCAAAGTCAGAATACTGGTAGCTACTGACTTGGCATCCCGTGGCCTTGACGTGCATGATATTACTCATGTTTTTAACTTTGACTTCCCTCGTAACATTGAAGAATATGTTCATAGAGTAGGTCGTACTGGAAGAGCAGG ACGTACTGGGGAGGCAGTAACGCTTGTCACTAAGAGTGATTGGAGGGTTGCATCTGAGCTGATTGAGATTCTGGAAAGAGCAAACCAA GTAGTTCCTAATGAGCTTATTGCAATGGCAGAAAGATACAAACAATTTCAAATCagaagagaaatagaaaaggatATACGAAGACCTCAGAGAAAGCCCTCAAAGTAA
- the CGAS gene encoding cyclic GMP-AMP synthase, with amino-acid sequence MAAAAALAPTAGRPAAGIPAGSGRAERRGADPSPPFAWRGGAVRCPGAVGGGPGVPRPGSERLVRRNGLGAGLPSPSGKGGASRGAGKCAEGIGGRRGGHAPPPRLSCRRARVSFPQRRSAAWKRKSARLRRIGGKPRRGAGGEGAEAMDGRGERGGRRGRPAASRGRGAVRAAARSSSLGRGRSAGGGPGEAAAAAASLRGARRDGSAGRRGPPARRGSVVRNPPASPAAGGGDAPAAPRSRAAAAGAPAARRRAAVPDGAVVPSVPAAASSSGGLRLREVLSRLSLGRQDVSEASGLVNQVVSQLIQAIRSQEGSFGSIERLGAGSYYEHVKISEPNEFDIMLVMPVSRLQLDECDDTGAYYYLTFKRNPKEKHLFKFLDEDGKLSAFKMLQALRDIIKQEVKNIKNAEVTVKRKKAGSPAITLQIKNPPAEISVDIILTLEVQQSWPPSTQDGLKIEQWLGRKVRGEFRNKSLYLVAKQNQKEKVLRGNTWRLSFSHIEKAMLNNHGSSKTCCESDGPKCCRKGCLKLLKYLLEQLKMKYTKQLKKFCSYHVKTAFFHSCVMWPNDTDWHLGDLDHCFQKYLGYFLDCLQKSELPHFFIPRYNLLSLEDKVNNDFLSRQINYQLNNRFPIFQERCHLQNIFKVCKETTEEFAVVKFPTRNFYNSKYKGINDWVK; translated from the exons atggcggcggcggcggcactaGCACCAACAGCTGGCCGCCCGGCAGCGGGGATCCCAGCCGGAAGCGGGAGGGCGGAGCGGAGAGGAGCGGACCCGTCACCGCCTTTCGCCTGGAGAGGCGGAGCCGTTCGCTGCCCCGGGGCGGTAGGCGGAGGACCGGGCGTCCCCCGCCCCGGTAGCGAGCGGCTGGTGAGGCGGAACGGTCTCGGTGCCGGCTTGCCCTCACCCAGCGGGAAGGGCGGGGCTTCGCGGGGAGCGGGAAAATGCGCTGAGGGGATTGGAGGGAGGCGGGGCGGccacgccccccctccccggctgtCGTGCAGAAGGGCGCGGGTTTCGTTTCCTCAGCGGAGAAGCGCTGCCTGGAAGAGGAAGTCCGCCCGCCTGAGGCGAATAGGCGGGAAGCCGCGCCGCGGAGCCGGCGGTGAGGGAGCGGAGGCCATGGACGgcagaggggagcggggcgggcggagaGGGCGGCCCGCAGCCTCGCGGGGCCGGGGAGCGGTGAGGGCTGCAGCCCGCAGCTCCTCgctgggccggggccggagcgcgggcggcgggccgggggaagccgccgccgccgccgcctccctccgtGGAGCGCGGAGAGACGGATCGGCCGGCCGGCGCGGCCCTCCGGCGAGGCGAGGCTCCGTCGTCAGGAACCCGCCGGCGAGCCCGGCCGCGGGGGGCGGAGatgcccccgccgcccctcggaGCAGGGCAGCGGCCGCCGGAGCCCCCGCGGCGCGGAGGCGGGCGGCGGTGCCCGACGGGGCGGTCGTTCCCTCTGTGCCGGCCGCCGCCTCGTCGTCGGGCGGCCTGCGGCTGCGGGAGGTGCTGTCGCGACTGAGCCTGGGCCGGCAGGACGTGTCCGAGGCGTCGGGGCTGGTGAACCAGGTGGTGTCGCAGCTGATTCAGGCCATCCGGAGCCAGGAGGGCAGCTTCGGCTCCATCGAGCGGCTGGGCGCCGGCAGCTACTACGAGCACGTCAAG ATATCTGAACCAAATGAGTTTGACATCATGCTCGTAATGCCTGTTTCAAGACTTCAGCTGGATGAATGTGATGACACTGGAGCCTATTATTACCTAACAttcaaaagaaatccaaaagaGAAGCATTTGTTTAAGTTTTTAGATGAAGATGGAAAATTATCAGCCTTTAAAATGCTTCAAGCACTAAGAGACATTATTAAACAAGaagtaaaaaacattaaaa ATGCAGAAGTAACTGTGAAAAGGAAGAAGGCTGGAAGCCCTGCAATAACTCTTCAGATCAAAAATCCTCCAGCAGAAATATCAGTGGACATAATCTTAACTTTGGAAGTTCAGCAGAGCTGGCCGCCCAGCACACAGGATGGCCTCAAAATTGAACAGTGGCTTGGAAGAAAAGTCAGGGGAGAGTTCAGAAACAAATCACTTTATTTAGTagccaagcaaaaccaaaaagaaaaggttCTAAGAG GAAACACCTGGCGACTCTCTTTCTCGCATATTGAGAAGGCCATGCTGAACAACCACGGCAGCTCAAAGACATGTTGTGAATCTGATGGACCAAAGTGCTGTAG GAAAGGTTGTCTTAAGCTTCTGAAGTATCTTCTAGAGcaacttaaaatgaaatatacaaaacagttGAAAAAATTCTGTTCATATCATGTCAAAACTGCTTTTTTCCACTCGTGTGTCATGTGGCCAAATGACACAGACTGGCATTTGGGAGACCTGGATCACTGCTTTCAGAAATACCTGGGATATTTTCTGGATTGCCTGCAAAAATCTGAGCTGCCACACTTTTTTATTCCCCGATACAACTTGCTCAGCCTGGAAGATAAAGTGAACAATGATTTCCTTTCAAGACAAATAAACTATCAGTTGAACAACAGATTCCCAATATTTCAGGAGAG ATGTCACCTGCAAAATATCTTCAAGGTATGCAAAGAAACTACAGAAGAATTTGCAGTAGTTAAGTTTCCCACACGTAACTTCTACAATTCCAAATATAAAGGCATAAATGACTGGGTAAAGTGA
- the MTO1 gene encoding protein MTO1 homolog, mitochondrial — MLLRSGWRRLALTPSLRLGHRRAGSEVGAAAAAATSPRYEVVVIGGGHAGTEAAAAAARGGARTLLLTHRIGTIGEMSCNPSFGGIGKGHLMREVDALDGLCGRLCDRSGVHYKVLNRGKGPAVWGLRAQIDRGRYKETMQKEILNTPLLTVREASVEDLLLTEPEPGHPGKCQVTGVVLGDGSTVHAGSVILTTGTFLRGMVLIGLEMHPAGRLGDQPAIGLAQTLEKLGFTVGRLKTGTPPRLAKDTIDFSGLEERTADNPPVPFSFLSEAVWIKPEDQLSCYLTHTTLKAQQIIHDNLHLNNHIRETTRGPRYCPSLESKVLRFPNREHQVWLEPEGLESNVIYPQGMSMTLPPELQEQVIKSVPGLEKAKILQPGYGVQYDFLDPRQLTASLESRLVQRLFFAGQINGTTGYEEAAAQGVIAGINACLRVHGKPPFIVSRTEGYIGVLIDDLTTLGTSEPYRMFTSRVEFRMSLRPDNADARLTHRGFEEAGCVSQHRYEQAVKMRDALEDGIAMLKSLQFSISKWSQLIPEIPFSSSRRSPVSAFDILQHPEANMKVLARAVPEPLGRLAQWRELAERLKIEAAYEWCVVNQQQEIEEVRRDEALRLPEDLDYFAIDASLSTEVREKLDSNRPQTIGAVSRIPGITPAAIVNLLRFVKTNHQKTEKLKAFPATGKVTGEEVLRESNFPKTDFSQSTFVKTPL; from the exons atgttgTTGCGCAGCGGCTGGCGCCGCCTGGCGCTAACCCCGTCGCTGAGGCTTGGGCACCGCCGGGCGGGCAGCGAagtcggggcggcggcggcggcggcaacatCACCGCGCTACGAAGTGGTGGTGATCGGCGGGGGCCATGCGGggacggaggcggcggcggcggccgctcgcGGCGGGGCCCGCACGCTGCTGCTCACTCACAGGATCGGCACCATCG GGGAGATGTCCTGCAACCCCTCCTTCGGCGGCATCGGGAAGGGACACCTCATGAGGGAGGTGGACGCCCTGGACGGGCTGTGCGGCCGCCTCTGCGATCGCTCCGGGGTCCATTACAAAGTGCTGAACCGCGGCAAGGGCCCGGCGGTGTGGGGGCTCCGCGCCCAGATCGACCGCGGCCGCTACAAGGAGACGATGCAG AAAGAAATCCTTAACACGCCACTGTTGACAGTTCGTGAGGCATCTGTGGAGGATCTTCTCTTGACAGAGCCGGAACCAGGCCATCCTGGGAAATGCCAAGTCACAGGAGTCGTCCTGG GGGATGGGAGCACAGTACATGCTGGGAGTGTTATCCTGACCACCGGTACATTTCTGAGAGGTATGGTCCTCATCGGACTGGAGATGCACCCGGCTGGGCGGCTAGGGGACCAGCCAGCCATTGGACTGGCTCAGACTCTGGAGAAACTGGGATTCACTGTGGGCAGGCTGAAGACTGGGACGCCACCCCGACTTGCCAAAGACACAATTGACTTCAGCGGTCTGGAGGAACGTACAGCTGACAACCCTCCAGTGCCGTTCAGCTTCCTCAGCGAGGCTGTGTGGATCAAG CCAGAAGATCAGCTGTCATGTTACCTGACTCACACTACCCTGAAAGCCCAGCAAATTATCCATGATAACCTCCACCTGAACAACCATATAAGGGAGACAACAAGGGGCCCACG GTACTGTCCCTCCCTCGAATCAAAGGTTCTGCGCTTCCCAAACCGAGAACATCAGGTGTGGCTGGAGCCCGAAGGCTTGGAGTCTAATGTCATTTACCCCCAAGGCATGTCGATGACGCTGCCACCTGAGCTCCAGGAGCAGGTGATCAAATCTGTCCCAGGCTTGGAAAAAGCCAAGATATTGCAGCCAG GATATGGGGTGCAATATGATTTTTTAGATCCCCGTCAACTGACTGCTTCTCTCGAGTCTCGTCTTGTTCAGCGCCTCTTCTTTGCAGGCCAGATAAATGGCACTACAGGCTATGAAGAAGCTGCAGCTCAG GGTGTGATTGCTGGGATCAATGCTTGCCTACGGGTTCATGGCAAGCCCCCTTTCATCGTCAGTCGCACTGAAGGCTACATTGGTGTCCTGATCGATGACCTTACCACTCTGGGCACCAGCGAGCCATACCGGATGTTCACCAGCCGCGTGGAGTTCCGCATGTCCCTCCGGCCTGACAATGCTGATGCCAGGCTCACCCACAGAG GTTTTGAAGAAGCTGGGTGTGTGTCACAGCACCGATATGAACAAGCAGTTAAGATGAGAGATGCTTTAGAGGATGGAATTGCAATGCTAAAATCCCTTCAGTTCAGCATATCCAAATGGTCCCAGTTAATACCAGAAATTCCCTTCAGTAGCAGTCGAAGATCGCCTGTCAG TGCCTTTGACATCCTTCAACATCCTGAGGCCAACATGAAGGTTCTGGCAAGGGCTGTCCCAGAGCCCCTGGGAAGGCTTGCTCAATGGAGAGAACTGGCAGAGAGATTGAAAATAGAAG CTGCTTACGAGTGGTGTGTAGTCAATCAACAGCAGGAAATAGAAGAAGTGCGTCGTGATGAAGCCCTCCGACTGCCAGAGGACCTAGATTACTTTGCCATTGATGCATCGCTCTCCACAGAGGTGCGGGAGAAACTGGACTCTAACCGTCCACAGACG ATTGGTGCAGTCAGCCGCATCCCTGGAATTACACCAGCTGCTATCGTTAACCTGCTGAGATTTGTGAAGACCAATCATCAGAAGACAGAGAAGCTAAAAGCTTTTCCTGCGACTGGCAAGGTTACCGGGGAAGAGGTACTCAGAGAAAGCAACTTCCCAAAGACAGATTTCAGCCAGAGTACCTTTGTTAAAACACCTTTGTAG